The Coleofasciculaceae cyanobacterium genomic sequence TGTATTGATTGGTCTGCAAGACAACATAATGTTCTATATGTCATAGCAGGAAACCAGGGTAAGGGAGGAATTCCCATCCCAACTGATAACTTCAATGGGATTACAACTGCCTATACGACAAAAAGAAAGGGTGAATTTAAGAAAGTAGATTTTGCTAATCTGAGTGCTTTACCTGTAGGAATCGGACGTAGCTTGATTAAAAAAGAGATTAATTTTGGTCAGAGACGAGCAATTAGCCTGCTTGCTCCTGGAGGACAAATTTCTCTATATAACCAAAAAGGAGAAATCGAACAGGTAAGTGGGACTAGCTTTGCTGCGCCTCATGTTACAGGAGCAGTAGCACTGTTACAAGAGTATGGCGATCGCCAATTGTCGCCAAAATTTAACTTATCTAATTGGAGCTTAGATTCCCGTCGTCATGAAGTGATGAAGGCAGTGTTGCTAAACTCGGCTGATAAGATTGCCGATCGAGGTGATGGTTTATTGCTAGATATGGAACGGACTATTTTAGGCGAAAAAAATCATAGCTGGTTTGATTCTGATGCTTACGTGAATCCTCGTATTCCTTTAGATATGCAGATGGGGACAGGACAAATTAATGCTTGGCGAGCCTATAAGCAGTTTAGCCCAGGGCAAGCGAGCAAGAATCGGTCTATTGATGCCGTAGGTTGGGACTATAACCAGGTCGCAGCTAACAATTATCGGGAATACGATCTAAAGCGGCCTTTAGTAGCAGGAAGTTATGCAGCAATAACTTTAGTTTGGGATCGTCTAGTAATGTTAAATGATTTTAATCGCAACCAACAATATGATGTGGGGGAAAGTTTTCGCGATCGCGGTTTAAATAATTTAGATGTTTATCTTTTGCCAGCCGATGAAAGTAGCAATATGAGGAATATCTGTGCTTCTTCTAGCTCTGAAGATAGTATAGAACATATTTTTTGTCCAATTCCCGCCACAGGACGCTATAAAATTCGCGTTTATTATCAGCACCAGTTTAATCAGCCATTGCAATCCTATGGTTTAGCCTGGTGGACAAAAGGGAAGAATGAAATCAAGGGAAAAGGGAGGAACAATATCTAGTCTATGCAATTCCCAATCCCCAATCCCCGATTCCTAATTTAGGCTTTCTTAAAGAGGAATTACCTGGAAGTCAACG encodes the following:
- a CDS encoding S8 family serine peptidase; the encoded protein is MNKKVAFLVSGWIISVLVAPALALQDSVGNKGINALRLHKAPYNLLGRKIGIGQVEVGRPIKLGRDKAASTFQTISPRAVFYRNQLAVADKNVDDHASMVAEVMIAQDKHLRGIAPQARLYASAVGSLNDGGQPQECLASQHIAQQNSGDVRAINFSFGESLERDERDDAQLDGKALLTSCIDWSARQHNVLYVIAGNQGKGGIPIPTDNFNGITTAYTTKRKGEFKKVDFANLSALPVGIGRSLIKKEINFGQRRAISLLAPGGQISLYNQKGEIEQVSGTSFAAPHVTGAVALLQEYGDRQLSPKFNLSNWSLDSRRHEVMKAVLLNSADKIADRGDGLLLDMERTILGEKNHSWFDSDAYVNPRIPLDMQMGTGQINAWRAYKQFSPGQASKNRSIDAVGWDYNQVAANNYREYDLKRPLVAGSYAAITLVWDRLVMLNDFNRNQQYDVGESFRDRGLNNLDVYLLPADESSNMRNICASSSSEDSIEHIFCPIPATGRYKIRVYYQHQFNQPLQSYGLAWWTKGKNEIKGKGRNNI